The Elaeis guineensis isolate ETL-2024a chromosome 14, EG11, whole genome shotgun sequence genome has a segment encoding these proteins:
- the LOC105056949 gene encoding uncharacterized protein, with amino-acid sequence MAQQGGGWPLGLQPLNVRVGLIRNLDFSGSLSFTTLVSGSPSPSSITSSDLDTDSTASFFHDRSITLGSLIGITSIFELSRRSLKRSRKQDTTRGKNSQKNKTWFSFCIKARLKRVVAGNAPSLGHFLEVERRAGNAHRRDRGPLTYELDGLPEDQSNAEANSLLANGLIVPPQVDGNGALALVGDVKKSNSTRSLGHDDGCCLALMFPCMGGRSGH; translated from the exons atggctcaacaG GGAGGAGGGTGGCCTCTGGGACTGCAGCCATTGAATGTGAGGGTTGGTCTAATCAGGAACCTTGACTTTTCTGGCTCTCTTTCCTTCACTACTCTCGTCTCTGGTTCCCCGAGTCCGTCTTCTATTACTTCATCAGATTTGGATACAGAT TCCACCGCATCTTTCTTCCATGACCGGAGCATCACACTTGGCAGCCTTATTGGAATTACAAGCATTTTTGAGCTGTCTCGTAGGTCTCTCAAAAGGAGTAGGAAGCAAGACACCACAAGAGGGAAGAACAGCCAGAAGAACAAGACTTGGTTCTCTTTCTGCATAAAGGCTCGGCTTAAACGTGTGGTGGCCGGCAATGCTCCATCCCTTGGCCATTTTCTTGAGGTGGAGAGAAGGGCTGGTAATGCCCACAGGAGGGACAGAGGTCCTCTTACGTATGAACTTGATGGTTTGCCTGAAGACCAGTCTAATGCAGAGGCCAACTCTCTTCTTGCAAATGGCCTTATTGTTCCACCTCAAGTTGATGGAAATGGAGCTCTGGCACTGGTTGGAGATGTGAAGAAATCAAATTCTACCAGAAGCCTAGGCCATGACGATGGCTGCTGTCTTGCATTGATGTTTCCATGTATGGGTGGTCGTTCCGGTCATTGA